In a single window of the Oryctolagus cuniculus chromosome 9, mOryCun1.1, whole genome shotgun sequence genome:
- the CDCA3 gene encoding cell division cycle-associated protein 3 isoform X1 — translation MSSRRAARRRILNKSLLIKEASPRGKPKASGYWLLAFRDGQPPRPVASSSRGVSSSPRAGPCPKPLLLVEMGSAKSVPVTPARPPPHNKLLARVADPRSPSAGIQRTPIQVESSPQPSLPSGEQLEGSKQAQDSDPRSPTLGIARTPMKTSSGDPPGLLVKQLSEVFETEASKSSLPPEPALPPELPSSSDSDLPLGPQLALEGHMPAWKPTELPSRQGLSTEEARQPTETPVGSQSSDKALREPETPRSSGSKHNRRKPSGKVLGRPPLTILQDDNSPGTLAPRQGKRPSPLSANARELKEGSVLGTGRLLKAGGRAWEQGQDHDKENQHFPLVES, via the exons ATGTCCTCGCGACGGGCGGCCCGTAGGCGGATCCTGAACAAAAGTCTCCTTATCAAAGAGGCGTCACCCAGAGGCAAGCCAAAAGCCTCAGGCTATTGGCTCCTTGCTTTCCGTGATGGGCAACCTCCCCGGCCAGTGGCTTCTTCGTCTAGAG GCGTCTCCTCCTCGCCCCGGGCCGGGCCCTGCCCCAAGCCGCTCTTGCTGGTGGAGATGGGCTCAGCCAAGAGCGTCCCCGTCACCCCAGCGCGGCCGCCGCCGCACAACAAGCTCCTGGCCCGAGTGGCGGACCCGCGTTCCCCCAGCGCCGGCATCCAGCGCACTCCCATCCAG GTGGAGAGTTCCCCACAGCCAAGCCTGCCCTCGGGAGAACAGCTGGAGGGGTCCAAACAGGCCCAGGATTCGGATCCCCGCTCTCCAACCCTTGGCATCGCGCGGACACCCATGAAGACCAGCAGTGGAG ACCCCCCAGGCCTCCTGGTGAAGCAGCTGAGTGAAGTGTTTGAGACTGAAGCCTCCAAATCCAGTCTTCCCCCCGAGCCAGCTCTGCCCCCAGAGCTACCTTCCTCCTCTGACTCGGACTTGCCGCTGGGTCCTCAGTTAGCCCTTGAGGGCCACATGCCAGCCTGGAAGCCGACTGAGCTCCCCTCCAGACAGGGGCTTTCCACGGAGGAAGCAAGACAGCCCACGGAGACCCCTGTGGGCAGCCAGAGCTCAGACAAGGCCCTGAGAGAGCCTGAGACGCCCCGATCTTCAG GTTCTAAGCACAATAGGCGGAAACCGAGTGGCAAAGTGTTAGGGAGACCCCCACTCACCATCCTGCAAGACGACAACTCCCCCGGCACCCTGGCGCCACGGCAG GGAAAGCGGCCTTCTCCCCTAAGTGCCAATGCTCGGGAGCTGAAGGAAGGGTCCGTGCTCGGGACCGGGCGGCTTCTGAAAGCTGGAGGGCGAGCCTGGGAACAAGGCCAGGACCACGACAAGGAAAACCAGCACTTTCCTTTGGTAGAGAGCTAG
- the CDCA3 gene encoding cell division cycle-associated protein 3 isoform X2 produces the protein MGSAKSVPVTPARPPPHNKLLARVADPRSPSAGIQRTPIQVESSPQPSLPSGEQLEGSKQAQDSDPRSPTLGIARTPMKTSSGDPPGLLVKQLSEVFETEASKSSLPPEPALPPELPSSSDSDLPLGPQLALEGHMPAWKPTELPSRQGLSTEEARQPTETPVGSQSSDKALREPETPRSSGSKHNRRKPSGKVLGRPPLTILQDDNSPGTLAPRQGKRPSPLSANARELKEGSVLGTGRLLKAGGRAWEQGQDHDKENQHFPLVES, from the exons ATGGGCTCAGCCAAGAGCGTCCCCGTCACCCCAGCGCGGCCGCCGCCGCACAACAAGCTCCTGGCCCGAGTGGCGGACCCGCGTTCCCCCAGCGCCGGCATCCAGCGCACTCCCATCCAG GTGGAGAGTTCCCCACAGCCAAGCCTGCCCTCGGGAGAACAGCTGGAGGGGTCCAAACAGGCCCAGGATTCGGATCCCCGCTCTCCAACCCTTGGCATCGCGCGGACACCCATGAAGACCAGCAGTGGAG ACCCCCCAGGCCTCCTGGTGAAGCAGCTGAGTGAAGTGTTTGAGACTGAAGCCTCCAAATCCAGTCTTCCCCCCGAGCCAGCTCTGCCCCCAGAGCTACCTTCCTCCTCTGACTCGGACTTGCCGCTGGGTCCTCAGTTAGCCCTTGAGGGCCACATGCCAGCCTGGAAGCCGACTGAGCTCCCCTCCAGACAGGGGCTTTCCACGGAGGAAGCAAGACAGCCCACGGAGACCCCTGTGGGCAGCCAGAGCTCAGACAAGGCCCTGAGAGAGCCTGAGACGCCCCGATCTTCAG GTTCTAAGCACAATAGGCGGAAACCGAGTGGCAAAGTGTTAGGGAGACCCCCACTCACCATCCTGCAAGACGACAACTCCCCCGGCACCCTGGCGCCACGGCAG GGAAAGCGGCCTTCTCCCCTAAGTGCCAATGCTCGGGAGCTGAAGGAAGGGTCCGTGCTCGGGACCGGGCGGCTTCTGAAAGCTGGAGGGCGAGCCTGGGAACAAGGCCAGGACCACGACAAGGAAAACCAGCACTTTCCTTTGGTAGAGAGCTAG
- the GNB3 gene encoding guanine nucleotide-binding protein G(I)/G(S)/G(T) subunit beta-3 isoform X1 has protein sequence MGEMEQLRQEAEQLKKQIADARKACADITLAELVSGLEVVGRVQMRTRRTLRGHLAKIYAMHWATDSKLLVSASQDGKLIVWDTYTTNKVHAIPLRSSWVMTCAYAPSGNFVACGGLDNMCSIYSLKSREGNVKVSRELSAHTGYLSCCRFLDDNNIVTSSGDTTCALWDIETGQQKTVFVGHTGDCMSLAVSPDFKLFISGACDASAKLWDVREGTCRQTFTGHESDINAICFFPNGEAICTGSDDASCRLFDLRADQELTAYSHESIICGITSVAFSLSGRLLFAGYDDFNCNVWDSMKCERVGILSGHDNRVSCLGVTADGMAVATGSWDSFLKIWN, from the exons ATGGGggagatggagcagctgagacaggaagcagagcagctcaaGAAGCAGATCGCA GACGCCAGGAAAGCCTGTGCTGATATTACCTTGGCAGAG CTGGTGTCTGGCCTGGAGGTGGTAGGACGAGTCCAGATGCGGACCCGGCGGACACTAAGGGGACATCTGGCCAAGATCTATGCCATGCACTGGGCCACTGATTCCAA GCTGCTGGTAAGTGCCTCCCAGGACGGGAAGCTCATCGTGTGGGACACCTACACCACCAACAAG GTGCACGCCATCCCACTGCGCTCCTCCTGGGTCATGACCTGTGCCTACGCCCCGTCAGGGAACTTTGTGGCGTGCGGGGGGCTGGACAACATGTGTTCCATCTACAGCCTCAAATCTCGTGAGGGAAACGTTAAGGTCAGCCGCGAGCTCTCTGCTCACACAG GTTATCTCTCCTGCTGCCGCTTCCTGGACGACAACAACATTGTGACTAGCTCTGGGGACACCACGTG TGCCTTGTGGGATATTGAGACGGGGCAGCAGAAGACTGTGTTTGTGGGGCACACGGGTGACTGCATGAGCCTGGCTGTGTCTCCCGACTTCAAACTCTTCATTTCGGGGGCCTGTGACGCCAGCGCCAAGCTCTGGGACGTGCGGGAGGGGACCTGCCGTCAGACTTTCACTGGCCACGAGTCGGACATCAACGCCATCTGT TTCTTCCCCAATGGAGAGGCCATCTGCACTGGCTCGGATGACGCCTCCTGCCGCCTGTTTGACCTGCGAGCAGATCAGGAGCTGACCGCCTACTCCCACGAGAGCATCATCTGCGGCATCACATCCGTGGCCTTCTCCCTCAGTGGCCGCCTGCTCTTCGCAGGTTACGATGACTTCAACTGCAATGTCTGGGACTCCATGAAGTGTGAGCGTGTGG gCATCCTCTCTGGCCACGACAACAGGGTCAGCTGCCTGGGGGTCACAGCCGACGGGATGGCTGTGGCCACTGGTTCCTGGGACAGCTTCCTCAAAATCTGGAACTGA
- the GNB3 gene encoding guanine nucleotide-binding protein G(I)/G(S)/G(T) subunit beta-3 isoform X2 has protein sequence MRTRRTLRGHLAKIYAMHWATDSKLLVSASQDGKLIVWDTYTTNKVHAIPLRSSWVMTCAYAPSGNFVACGGLDNMCSIYSLKSREGNVKVSRELSAHTGYLSCCRFLDDNNIVTSSGDTTCALWDIETGQQKTVFVGHTGDCMSLAVSPDFKLFISGACDASAKLWDVREGTCRQTFTGHESDINAICFFPNGEAICTGSDDASCRLFDLRADQELTAYSHESIICGITSVAFSLSGRLLFAGYDDFNCNVWDSMKCERVGILSGHDNRVSCLGVTADGMAVATGSWDSFLKIWN, from the exons ATGCGGACCCGGCGGACACTAAGGGGACATCTGGCCAAGATCTATGCCATGCACTGGGCCACTGATTCCAA GCTGCTGGTAAGTGCCTCCCAGGACGGGAAGCTCATCGTGTGGGACACCTACACCACCAACAAG GTGCACGCCATCCCACTGCGCTCCTCCTGGGTCATGACCTGTGCCTACGCCCCGTCAGGGAACTTTGTGGCGTGCGGGGGGCTGGACAACATGTGTTCCATCTACAGCCTCAAATCTCGTGAGGGAAACGTTAAGGTCAGCCGCGAGCTCTCTGCTCACACAG GTTATCTCTCCTGCTGCCGCTTCCTGGACGACAACAACATTGTGACTAGCTCTGGGGACACCACGTG TGCCTTGTGGGATATTGAGACGGGGCAGCAGAAGACTGTGTTTGTGGGGCACACGGGTGACTGCATGAGCCTGGCTGTGTCTCCCGACTTCAAACTCTTCATTTCGGGGGCCTGTGACGCCAGCGCCAAGCTCTGGGACGTGCGGGAGGGGACCTGCCGTCAGACTTTCACTGGCCACGAGTCGGACATCAACGCCATCTGT TTCTTCCCCAATGGAGAGGCCATCTGCACTGGCTCGGATGACGCCTCCTGCCGCCTGTTTGACCTGCGAGCAGATCAGGAGCTGACCGCCTACTCCCACGAGAGCATCATCTGCGGCATCACATCCGTGGCCTTCTCCCTCAGTGGCCGCCTGCTCTTCGCAGGTTACGATGACTTCAACTGCAATGTCTGGGACTCCATGAAGTGTGAGCGTGTGG gCATCCTCTCTGGCCACGACAACAGGGTCAGCTGCCTGGGGGTCACAGCCGACGGGATGGCTGTGGCCACTGGTTCCTGGGACAGCTTCCTCAAAATCTGGAACTGA